One genomic region from Armatimonadota bacterium encodes:
- a CDS encoding zinc-dependent alcohol dehydrogenase family protein, whose translation MKAALFTAPFEIEVREVPDPVIASHEVLIQVAACGICGTDLKIESGGYDALYPVIAGHELSGTLLEVGADVTHLKAGDPVAVNPNNPCRRCRYCYRGLFHLCTSPTACGVTYDGGFAQLCKVSAQLALPVSDALPLNLWAMMEPVSCCLHGIDVAEIRPGDSVVILGAGSIGNILAQLARNSGAARVIVSEPREEKRELALALAADDALDPVALGDGLTEAVHDLTGGGADVVIEAAGIPATALSAIPLARRGGTILFFGVCPQDLEVPVQPYSIFHHELNIRGAYTNPLTDTRAIALLESRRVQVAPLISHQYTLDEVAEGLKAVRAGETVKAQVIP comes from the coding sequence ATGAAAGCAGCGCTCTTCACGGCACCCTTCGAGATCGAGGTGCGTGAGGTACCCGACCCGGTGATCGCGTCCCACGAGGTGCTGATCCAGGTGGCGGCATGCGGCATTTGCGGTACCGACTTGAAGATCGAATCCGGCGGTTACGATGCCCTCTACCCCGTGATCGCCGGGCACGAACTCAGCGGTACCCTTCTTGAGGTCGGCGCGGATGTGACACATCTCAAAGCCGGCGATCCCGTAGCTGTCAACCCGAACAATCCCTGCCGGCGCTGCCGCTATTGCTACCGGGGCCTTTTCCACCTGTGCACCAGCCCCACCGCCTGCGGCGTCACGTATGACGGCGGCTTCGCGCAACTGTGCAAGGTCTCCGCTCAGCTTGCGTTGCCGGTCTCTGATGCCCTGCCACTCAACCTGTGGGCCATGATGGAGCCGGTGTCCTGCTGCCTGCACGGGATCGACGTGGCCGAGATACGCCCCGGCGACAGCGTGGTTATTCTTGGAGCGGGAAGCATCGGCAACATTCTCGCTCAACTGGCCCGCAACAGCGGTGCGGCCCGGGTCATCGTGAGCGAGCCGCGTGAGGAGAAGCGCGAACTGGCCCTTGCACTGGCGGCCGATGACGCGCTGGACCCGGTGGCTCTCGGGGATGGCCTGACCGAAGCGGTCCATGATCTCACTGGAGGGGGCGCGGACGTGGTCATCGAGGCGGCGGGCATTCCGGCGACCGCGCTGTCCGCGATTCCACTGGCCCGGCGCGGGGGCACCATCCTCTTCTTCGGCGTCTGCCCGCAGGACCTGGAAGTACCGGTGCAGCCGTACAGCATTTTCCACCACGAACTGAACATCAGGGGCGCGTACACTAACCCGCTCACCGACACCCGGGCGATTGCTCTCCTCGAATCGCGCCGTGTGCAGGTGGCACCACTCATCAGCCACCAGTACACGCTTGACGAGGTCGCCGAGGGCCTGAAAGCCGTGCGCGCCGGGGAGACAGTGAAGGCGCAGGTGATCCCGTGA